GAACTGGGTTGCCAGGGCGTTGTTTTTGGACTGTTAACGCCTGGGGTCGAGATCGACATAGACCGTACCCGCCAGTTGGTGGAACTTGCGCGTCCTTTACAGGTCACTTTTCATAAAGCTTTTGATGATTGCCAGGACCTTTCAAAAGCCCTAACGGACTTAAAGGAAACAGGTGCCGATAGACTACTGACCTCCGGTGGTAAATTGACTGCCCATGAGGCTGTTCCGGTTCTCAACAGGCTGCTGAAAGAAGCCCAGGGAAATCCCAAACTTATTGTGGCGGGAAGGGTGACTCATGAAAATATTAACGATCTCCGTAAATTAATCCCTGAAGCCAGCGAATTTCACGGCAGGAAAATCGTGCAGGGGATATAAGGCCGTTTTGCAAATTACAGGTATTTATATTTTAATACTTTTTTTATGACTATTGAAGTGCGGGAGTTGGAAGGGAAAAAGGATTTGAGGACTTTTATCTACCTTCCAGAAAAGATTCATAAGAATCATAAGCAATGGATTCCTCCCCTGTATATGGATGAATGGTCCTATTTCGACCCCCTGAAAAACAAGTCTTTTTCCAATTGTGTGACGGTAATGGCGCTTGCCTGGGATGGGACTAAGCCGGTGGGCCGCATCATGGGCATCATTAACCCCCATTACAATGAGCTTCATTTGGAACGGAATGCCCGTTTTTGTTACCTTGAATGTTATCAGGATATTGAAATTGCCCGTGCCCTGCTGGATTTTATTGGCCAATGGGCACGTGAAAAAGGGATGCTAAAACTTGTCGGTCCTTTGGGGTTTTCTGATAAAGACCCCCAGGGCTGTAAGATCGAAGGGCACGATGAGCCGGTTGCTATTACCACAAGCGTCAACTTCCCATGGATGAAGGCATTTTACGAGGAACTGGGGTTTCAGAAAGAAGTGGACCTGGTTTCATACAGGATCGATATGCCCGAGAAGGTCCCCGAATATATTGAGCGGATCTCCAAACGGGTGATTGACAACAACGGTTACTCCCTCCTGGAATTTACCAGCCGAAAGCAAATGCGCCCCTGGATAGTCCCGGTCTTCAGGCTGGTGAACGAAACCTTTGTCAATATTTACGGGTTTATCCCACTTGAGGAAAAAGAGATGCAGGAACTGGCCGATCGCTATATTCCCATTCTCGATCCACGATTTGTAAAGGTCGTAACCAACCAGAAGGGCGAATTGATCGCTTTTGTGGTCAGCATTCCCGAATTAAGCCCGGGCATTAAACGGGCCAGGGGGCGACTGTTCCCATTCGGATGGTTCTTCATCCTGCGCGAAAGCCGAAAGGCAAAGATGCTGACCTTGCTGTTGGGGGCTATTAAGGAACCCTATCGTGGCCTTGGGATCGATTCGTTGGTGAGCTTTCGCATCCTAGAGTCGGCAACAAAGGCCGGGATGGAGTTCATTGACAGCCACTTGATTTTGGAAAACAACAAACGGATGCGCGCCGAGGTGGAACGGATTGGTGGAAAAGTGTACAAGCGGTTTCGCATCTTCTTCAAGGAACTTTAAGGAGTCATTTCTGTTTAAAGGTCCCTCCTGTTGTTTTACATTGAATTATTATGCCTTTGTATTGCAGGGTAATTAAAATTGCCTTAGGTTTGCTATATATACCAACCACCCAAGATCCCTTACCATGTCATTCAGAAACTCCTTGTCTTTGCCCATTTTGCTCCTTGCCCTTACCCTGATGTTTTGTCAGTGCTCAGGCCGCCGCAAGGCCGCTGAGATGAAAGATCCTGCCTACAACCCCCATATTGCGGCCTTTACCTCAGGGGTCATTCAAGGAGCATCCTCCATTAGTGTTGTCCTCAGTGAGGATTATTCAGGCGAGGTGGCTTTACAGGAGCCTGTCCCTGAAAAATTGTTCGACTTCTCGCCTGGCATCAAGGGGAAAGCATATTGGACCGATAGCCGAACCATTGAATTCCGACCCTCGGAACGTTTGCCCAATGGGCAGACTTATACAGCAAAGTTTTACCTGGGGAGAGTGAAGGAGGTGCCGAAAGATCTGGCCACTTTTAAGTTTTCTTTCCAGACCATCCCGCAATCCTTTCAGGTGGATGTAAACCAATTTGAGCCCCTCGATCCTGATGATGGTGAATGGAATCGCCTGGGAGGCCTCCTGGTAGCCGCCGATATGTTGGATCCGGCTCAGGCCGCCAAATTGCTCAGGGCTTACCAGGGCAGGAGGGAACTGAAGATCATCTGGACCCAGGAAGCCTCTGGCACACAGCTGCCATTTCAGATCGACAGCATCCAGCGCCCGGATAGCAAAAGCCAGGTAAAGATCACCTGGGACGGAAAGCCCATCGGGGTTCAGCAGAAGGATGAACTGCTGATCGATATTCCCGCCATCAGCGACTTCTCCGTAATGGAGGTTAGCCCGCACCAACAGCCTGAACAATTTGTCCTGGTCCGCTTTTCTGACCCGCTCAGCCCTGAGCAGGACCTGAACGGTCTCATCCGTCTGGAGGATGCCCCGGATCTGCGTTTCTTGATAGATGGTTCAGAAGTCCGGGTGTATCCCGAAACTCGTATCTCCGGGGCAAAGACCCTCACCCTGGCTGAAGGGATTAACAGCCGCCGGGGTTACCGCTTGGGTGCGTCGCAAGACTTTGTCCTGAATTTCGAAGATATCCAGCCAGCCGTAAAACTTGCAGGCACAGGCGTCATTATTCCCAATAGCGATGGCCTTATCTTTCCTTTCGAGGCGGTTAATTTGCGGGCTGTAGATTTAAGGATCATCAAGATTTTTGAAAATAACGTAGGGCATTTCCTGCAGGTTAACCAGATCGATGAAAGCAACCAGCTTAAAAGGGCAGGACGCCTGATTCTGAAACGTACAATCCCTCTGACTTCTGACCGCCCCATCGATTACGGAACCTGGAACACCTTCTCCTTTGACCTGTCAAAACTTATCAGCACTGAGCCAGGGGCCATTTACCGCGTTGAGATTGGTTTCCGCCGTGAACATTCAACCTACCGGTGCCCCGGACAAACCGAAGACGAAGCTCTTACCCAAATGGATGCCCCCGGCCAGTCTGGCATTGAGGATGAGCTGGATTATTGGGACTCACCCATGGGGTATTGGGACGACTATTCTTATGAGGATTACTATTCCTACGATAATTATGACTGGGAAGAACGCGACAACCCTTGCAGTAATTCCTATTATGGAAGGCGCCGCTCAGTAGCCCGCAATGTGCTGGCTTCCGATCTGGGCATTGTGGCTAAGGGCGGTTCGGATCAGGCGATGCTTTTTGCGGTTACCGACCTGAGAACCACGCTGCCATTGGCTAATGTCACCCTTGAGTTGTACAACTATCAGAACCAGCTGATTACAAGCGTAACCACTGACCGCAGTGGCATGGCCAAGGTTCAGCCTGATGGCAAGCCTTTCCTGCTGATTGCAAAACAGGATCAGCAAAGGGGCTATCTTCGCCTCGACGATGGCTCTGCCCTTTCCCTGAGCCGTTTCGATGTCTCGGGAAACGCTGTTCAGCGCGGCCTCAAAGGCTTTCTCTATGGGGAACGCGGCGTGTGGAGGCCAGGCGACTCCCTGTTTGTCGCCTTTATCCTCGAAGACCGGCAGAAAACCTTGCCCGAAGGCCACCCGGTCACCTTTGAACTCTACAACCCATTAGGACAGCTGGTCCAACGGATGACCCGTACCAGCGGCCAGAATGGCTTCTATGACTTCAGCACGGCCACAACCCCTGATGCGCCTACCGGAAACTGGTCGGGACGGGTAAGTGTGGGGGGGGACACCTTCTCACGGGTCTTTAAAGTCGAATCCATCAAGCCCAACCGCCTCAAGATAAACCTGGATTTTGGCACCGAAAGGCTTTCGGCTGGCAGCACTGCCGTAAAGGGCCACCTGAAGGTGAACTGGCTCCACGGGGCGCCTGCCCGGAACCTGCGGGCAAACGTTACTGCGACCCTGAGCCCCATGACTACCAGCTTCGATCGCTTCCCGGGATATACTTTTGATGATCCTTCCCGTAGCTTTGAAACGGAGGAACTGACCATTTTTGATGGAAAAGTCAGTGAAAGCGGGGAAGCCACAGTGCAATCCACCCTGCCGGTGAAGGGGCTGGCCCCCGGGATGCTCAATGCCGGCTTTGTGGTGCGCGTATTTGAAGAAAGCGGCGACTTCAGCATCGACCGTTTCAGCATGCCCTACTCTCCTTACAGCCATTATGTGGGGCTTAAACTTCCTGAAGGAGAGCCTTATACGGGGATGCTGGTGAACAACACAGATCATCAGATTGAAATAGTTACCGTGGATGCCGAAGGGAATCCCGTCTCCCGCCGCGACCTCCAGGTCGATGTCTATAAGGTGGAATGGCGCTGGTGGTGGGATGCTTCAGCAGAAAACCTGGCTTCCTATATGGCCAATTCACACCAACGGCCGGTGCATTCCGTGAAGGTGTCCACTACCAACGGAAAGGGCAGCTATACTTTCCGTATCCCTCATCCCGAATGGGGCCGTTACCTGATCCGCATCACCGATCCTGCAAGCGGACACAGCACCGGGGAAACAGTCTATGTTGACTGGCCCGGCTGGTCCTCGCGGGCAGCGGCATCCGACCCCCAGGCCGCAACCATGCTTAGCTTCTCTGCCAATAAGGACAAATACCAGGCAGGGGAGGAGGTCAAAGTGACGGTGCCCGCTTCCGCGGAAGGACGGGCGCTGGTGAGCATTGAGTCGGGCTCCAGGGTCCTCGATGCCTTCTGGGTCGAAACCAGGGGGCAGGATACCCAGTTCAGCTTTACCGCCACCGGCGAGATGGCGCCCAATGTCTATGTTCACGTGACCCTGGTCCAGCCCCACCGCCGCACCTCCAATGACCTGCCAATCCGCCTGTACGGGGTGATCCCTGTGGAAGTGGAGGACCCGGCTACACGCCTCGATCCCCTGGTAGAAATGCCCCAGGTCCTGAAACCCGGCGAGAATGCCAGCATCAAGGTAAAGGAGAAATCAGGGAAACCGATGACTTATACACTGGCCTTGGTGGATGAAGGTTTGCTCGACCTGACCCGTTTTGCCACCCCTGATCCCTGGCGTTCTTTTTATGCCCGCGAAGCCCTTGGCGTAAAAACCTGGGATATGTACGACTATGTGCTGGGAGCCTATGGCGGGCGCATCGAAAGGATCTTCAGCATTGGGGGCGACGAAGAGATCGTTGGGCGCCCCGAATCACAGGCCAACCGCTTCAAACCCGTGGTGAAGTTCCTCGGGCCCTTTACGCTTGAGCGAAACCGCAGCAACACCCATAGCTTTTTGATGCCCCAATACGTGGGGTCGGTCAGGGTGATGGTGATTGCGGGCAATGATGGCGCATACGGCCACGCTGAAAAGACTGTCCCGGTCAGGAATCCCCTGATGGTACTGGCTACCCTGCCCAGGGTCCTTACCCCTGGTGAAACCGTTAAGCTTCCCGTCACCGTTTTTGCAATGGAGAACCATGTGAAAAATGTCAGGGTGGAAGTCCAGACCAATGCCTTGCTCCCCGTCAGGGGCAGCACCAACCGCCAGATCAGCTTCAGCCAGACGGGCGACCAGGTGGTCAATTTCGACCTTGAGGTGGCCAAAGCCATTGGCGTTGGGAAAGTGAAGGTGGTGGTCAGCAGTGGCAGTGAACGCGCTGAATACGAGATTGAAATCGAAGTAAGGAATCCTAATCAGCGCATCTCTCAAGTCCTTGAAGCTGCGATCGATCCCGGCAAGGATTGGCAATCGGAGTATACCCTTCCGGGAATGAACGGCACCAATACCGCTGTGCTTGAGATCTCTTCCATCCCGCCCGTCGATTTTGGCAGGCGCCTGAAATACCTCATCAATTACCCCCATGGATGCCTCGAACAGGTAACCTCGGCTGCTTTTCCGCAGCTGTTCCTCTCGACGGTGATGGAAATGGACGCCCCTCTGCGCAGCAAGACCGAACAAAACATCGGCGAGGCCTTGCGCCTGCTGGGCCGCTACCAGATGCCCGGAGGAGGGCTAGCATACTGGCCCGGGGCTTCCGAAGCCAGCGATTGGGGCACCTCCTATGCCGGGCATTTCATGCTCGAGGCGGAGGCCAAAGGCTATTCCCTGCCCTTGGGGCTCAAGGATGGCTGGATTCGCTACCAGCGCAATGCAGCCCGCAACTTCAACCCCGGCGCCAGCAACATGCGTTTCGGGGCCTGGACCCAGAATGACCTCCTGCAAGCTTACCGCCTCTATACCCTGGCCCTGGCCAAAGCCCCCGAGATGGGCGCCATGAACCGCCTGCGCGAATCGGCCAGCCTGTCCCTGCAGGCACGCTGGCGACTGGCTGCAGCCTATGCCCTCGCCGGCCAGCCCGAAGCAGCAACCAGGCTTGTCGACCAGGCAGCTACCGAGGTCGGCGAATACCCGGCCTTCAATATGACTTATGGCTCACCTGAAAGGGATCAGGCGATGATCGTCGAAACTTTGGTATTGCTCAACCGCAGGGATGAAGCCGTTCCCGTGATCAGAAGGCTGTCGGAGGTGTTGACCAGCCAGCGTTGGCTGAGCACTCAGACCACCGCTTATGCCTTGCTGGCCATTTCCAAATTTGCCGGTGATCAGGCTGCAGGAAAGGACCTTAAATTTGCCTATCGCTTCAACAATGGCAGCGAAGAACAGAAAACTTCGCAGCTTCCTGTGAACCAGGTGGAACTGCGTGTGGGCGAGGCTTCAAAAGGGAATGTTACTGTTAAAAACTCCGGCAGTTCCGTATTGTTTGCCAGGCTGCTGATGACCGGCATCCCGGATGTTACAGAGATGACCGCTGCCAGCAGTAACCTTCAGGTTTCGGTGGCTTATCGCGGGATGGACGGCAAGGCGCTGGATGTAACCCGCCTGAACCAGGGCACCGACTTCTTGGCCGAAGTCACTGTGACCAACCCCGGCCGGCTTGGAAATTATACGGATTTGGTCCTAACCCAGGTTTTCCCCTCAGGATGGGAGATCCATAACACCCGCCTCGACGAATTTCCATCCGTACACCAGGCCAGTCAGCCCACCTACCAGGATATAAGGGATGACCGCGTCCACAGCTTCTTCGACCTCCAGGCAGGGCAGACCAAAAGC
The window above is part of the Bacteroides sp. genome. Proteins encoded here:
- a CDS encoding copper homeostasis protein CutC, whose translation is MSSETKIILEACVETYQQAISAEANGASRIELCNRLDLGGITPPFDLVIQLLIALKIPIMAMVRPRGGDFVYTEEEFAQMKQEIQQLKELGCQGVVFGLLTPGVEIDIDRTRQLVELARPLQVTFHKAFDDCQDLSKALTDLKETGADRLLTSGGKLTAHEAVPVLNRLLKEAQGNPKLIVAGRVTHENINDLRKLIPEASEFHGRKIVQGI
- a CDS encoding MG2 domain-containing protein, translating into MSFRNSLSLPILLLALTLMFCQCSGRRKAAEMKDPAYNPHIAAFTSGVIQGASSISVVLSEDYSGEVALQEPVPEKLFDFSPGIKGKAYWTDSRTIEFRPSERLPNGQTYTAKFYLGRVKEVPKDLATFKFSFQTIPQSFQVDVNQFEPLDPDDGEWNRLGGLLVAADMLDPAQAAKLLRAYQGRRELKIIWTQEASGTQLPFQIDSIQRPDSKSQVKITWDGKPIGVQQKDELLIDIPAISDFSVMEVSPHQQPEQFVLVRFSDPLSPEQDLNGLIRLEDAPDLRFLIDGSEVRVYPETRISGAKTLTLAEGINSRRGYRLGASQDFVLNFEDIQPAVKLAGTGVIIPNSDGLIFPFEAVNLRAVDLRIIKIFENNVGHFLQVNQIDESNQLKRAGRLILKRTIPLTSDRPIDYGTWNTFSFDLSKLISTEPGAIYRVEIGFRREHSTYRCPGQTEDEALTQMDAPGQSGIEDELDYWDSPMGYWDDYSYEDYYSYDNYDWEERDNPCSNSYYGRRRSVARNVLASDLGIVAKGGSDQAMLFAVTDLRTTLPLANVTLELYNYQNQLITSVTTDRSGMAKVQPDGKPFLLIAKQDQQRGYLRLDDGSALSLSRFDVSGNAVQRGLKGFLYGERGVWRPGDSLFVAFILEDRQKTLPEGHPVTFELYNPLGQLVQRMTRTSGQNGFYDFSTATTPDAPTGNWSGRVSVGGDTFSRVFKVESIKPNRLKINLDFGTERLSAGSTAVKGHLKVNWLHGAPARNLRANVTATLSPMTTSFDRFPGYTFDDPSRSFETEELTIFDGKVSESGEATVQSTLPVKGLAPGMLNAGFVVRVFEESGDFSIDRFSMPYSPYSHYVGLKLPEGEPYTGMLVNNTDHQIEIVTVDAEGNPVSRRDLQVDVYKVEWRWWWDASAENLASYMANSHQRPVHSVKVSTTNGKGSYTFRIPHPEWGRYLIRITDPASGHSTGETVYVDWPGWSSRAAASDPQAATMLSFSANKDKYQAGEEVKVTVPASAEGRALVSIESGSRVLDAFWVETRGQDTQFSFTATGEMAPNVYVHVTLVQPHRRTSNDLPIRLYGVIPVEVEDPATRLDPLVEMPQVLKPGENASIKVKEKSGKPMTYTLALVDEGLLDLTRFATPDPWRSFYAREALGVKTWDMYDYVLGAYGGRIERIFSIGGDEEIVGRPESQANRFKPVVKFLGPFTLERNRSNTHSFLMPQYVGSVRVMVIAGNDGAYGHAEKTVPVRNPLMVLATLPRVLTPGETVKLPVTVFAMENHVKNVRVEVQTNALLPVRGSTNRQISFSQTGDQVVNFDLEVAKAIGVGKVKVVVSSGSERAEYEIEIEVRNPNQRISQVLEAAIDPGKDWQSEYTLPGMNGTNTAVLEISSIPPVDFGRRLKYLINYPHGCLEQVTSAAFPQLFLSTVMEMDAPLRSKTEQNIGEALRLLGRYQMPGGGLAYWPGASEASDWGTSYAGHFMLEAEAKGYSLPLGLKDGWIRYQRNAARNFNPGASNMRFGAWTQNDLLQAYRLYTLALAKAPEMGAMNRLRESASLSLQARWRLAAAYALAGQPEAATRLVDQAATEVGEYPAFNMTYGSPERDQAMIVETLVLLNRRDEAVPVIRRLSEVLTSQRWLSTQTTAYALLAISKFAGDQAAGKDLKFAYRFNNGSEEQKTSQLPVNQVELRVGEASKGNVTVKNSGSSVLFARLLMTGIPDVTEMTAASSNLQVSVAYRGMDGKALDVTRLNQGTDFLAEVTVTNPGRLGNYTDLVLTQVFPSGWEIHNTRLDEFPSVHQASQPTYQDIRDDRVHSFFDLQAGQTKSFVVVLNAAYLGKFFLPGVFAEAMYNDQVNARIPGQWVEVVQAGN